DNA from Microvirga ossetica:
ACGGGGCGGCCCTTCGCCTGATCATGGAACGCCACAACCGCCAGCTCTACCGCGTTGCGCGCAGCGTCCTGCGCGAGGATGCGGAGGCGGAGGATGTCGTGCAGGAGACCTATCTTCGCGCCTTCACCCACCTGGACGGTTTCCGCGGCGAGGCACGCCTTGCGACCTGGCTCACGCGGATCGCGCTCAACGAGGCGCTGGAGCGTCTTCGGAAGCGGCGGCCCTCCGTCGAGTTGAAGCAGATCGACGCCATCAACGAGCAAGGGGAGGCCCGCGTGATCTTCCTGCCCACGGCCCGGCAGGAGGGCGACCCCGAAGCCGCCGCCGCCCGCGCCGAAATCCGCCGCCTGATCGAACGGGCGATCGACCAACTGCCCGATCCGTTCCGCATCGTCTTCGTTCTGCGGGATATCGAGGAAATGAGCGTCGAGGCGACAGCCTGCCAACTCGGCCTGCGCCCCGAGACGGTGAAGACAAGGCTTCACCGCGCCCGCCGGCTCCTGCGGAGAAGCCTCGACCGAACCCTCTCGAACGCATTGACCGATGCCTTCCCCTTCGCAGGCGCCCGCTGCGCGCGGATCACGCAAAGCGTTCTGGACCGGCTGGACGAGATGAAGCCCTGATCAGGCCGTCCAGACGCTGAACGGTGCAAAGGTGAAGAGCTCGCGTTCGGTCGCGATGCCGCGCAGCCGGTGCCGGCCGAGGGAACGCACAGGGACCGAGCTCACGGAGGCCACGCTGTCGGACAGGATCACGGCGCAGTCGAGGCTGCTGCACAGGGCCTCCATGCGGCTCACCTCGTTGACCGCCGGTCCGATCACGGTGAAATCGAGCCGGCCGGCCGCGCCGATATTGCCGTAGAACACGTCGCCGCAATGAAGTGCGATGTCGAGACTGAGCGGCGCCTTGTCGGCATGGAGGCGGTTGACGGCGGCATTGCGCTCGAGCGCAATCTGGGCCGCCCGGATCGCCGCTCTGCACGCGTCCTCGCGGGAGCGATCCTCGGTGATCGTGAACGCGGCCAGGACCCCGTCGCCCATGAACTTGAGCACCTCGCCGCCCTGCTCGGCGACCGGATCCGCCATGGCTTCGAGATGCTGGTCGAGGCGGCCGATCAGGTTTATTCCTGCGGTATCGGCGAGAGTCGTGAAGCCGCGCAGATCGGCGAAGAGCAGCGCGGCGGTCAGCGTCGTGCCGAAACCCCGCCGGATCTCGCCGCTGAGCACACGCCGGCCGGCGGAGAGGCCGACATAGGTGTCGAGCATGGCGACCGTCAGGTCGAAGAGCGTCATGCGGTAGGCGGCGAGCCCCAGCAGCGGCAGGAGCGCATCGATACGGGCGATTTCCTCCGGCGAGAACCCTTCCGGGCGGCTCGAAGAAAAGGAGATGCCGATGCCGCGCAGGTCCGGAGCACTGGTGTTCTCGAAACTGAAGAGGCGGGCAAGATAATCGGTCCCGCCCTCGCGCCGGACATCTTCGAACACGTCGAACTTCATGGCCTCCGGATCTTCGATCAGCCAATAGCAGCTCGTCTGCTCGGTCTTCATCATGTGGGCGAAGGGGCTCTGCTCGAAGGCAAGCTCGTTGCGCTCGTGCGAGACGCCCTCGACGATCATGCCGGCCGAGCGGGTCCAGACATGGGTGTAGACGCGGATCGTCGGGTTGACGGTCGGCAGCGCGAGATAGGCCCGGACCAGGGGAATGCCCTCTTGCGCCAGCCGGTCCGCGAATCCTGCGAGCAGCGAGCCGACATCGCTTCCCCTTAAGCCCTGTTCGATGATCCAATCTTCGAGATTCGCCATAGGAATACCTTAACGCGTTTAGAGCTGTTTCCAGTGACGTGGAATCAGCTCTCTTCGTTTGTCTGCCGCATTTTTGACGGCGAACCGGAGCCACTTCGCCGAAAAATGCTCTAGCGACTCGCATGACGTGAGATTCCGCCCGTCCCCGCGATTTCCGTCAGCAGCTTGCGGCGGGCGGCCAAGGCGAAGGGCCGCATCTCGTCGGCGATCTCGACGAAGGATCCCGGCCCGCCGATGACGCTCTGGCCATAATAATCCTCCAGGGACATGCCGCCGGGTCCGCCCGGTCGGCCGCTGCCGGGGCGGCGGATGGCGAGCGCGTTGATGGTGAAGCCTTTCGCCAGCGCATCTCCCCGCGCCTGTTCCAGCGACCGGCCGTTCATGTTCGGCCCGTCGCCCGACACGTCGATCACCTTGCGCGTGCCCTCATGGGCATTGGTCTCCACGAGGCGTACGGAGAAGTCGATGGCGTTGGAGATCGAGTTGAAGCCATAGGCGCCGCGCGGTGCGCCGATGAGCTTGTCTGCGAAAACCTTCGCGCTCGCCGCGTCGCGGATCACGTGCCAGTCCACGATGAGCACCTGCGAGCTCGGCCCGCCCCATTCCATGAAAGCGACCGCGATGGCGCCGGCGGGGCCGTCCTTGATGCCGTTGAGCACATCGGGATTGGTGAGCGCATCGGCCCAGCCCTGGCGCTGGAGGCGCAGCTCCGCATCGTCGATGGAGCCGGACCCGTCGGCGGCGAAAACCAGCTCGAGATCGACCGACTCGGCCCGCGCGGGGGCGGTCAGGAGGCCGAGGACGAAAAGGCCGTTCAGGACAAGGCGCATCGAGGGCTCCGGCTTTGGCCGCAATGCTGGAACCATTTAGGGCACGAGGCGGCCAGGGCCGCCTCGGCCACACTTCACAACTTCGTTGAGGCGATGCCGTCAGGCCGCCTTGAGAACTCCCTTGTCATGGGCGAACGCCCAGTAGAGCTCGCGGGCGAGGCGGTAGAACGGGCCGGGCTGGAGATCGCGGCTGTCGATGCGCAGCACCGGCATCACCTTGGAATAGTTGCCCGAGATGAAGATCTCGTCGGCGCCGGCGAAATCCTCGTAGCGCAGGGTGCTCTCGACCACGGTGGTGCCGTCGTCGCGCAGGAGCTGGATCACGCGCTGGCGGGTGATGCCATTCAGGAACGTGCCGTTCGGATAAGGCGTATAGACCACGCCGTCCTTGGCCATGAACACGTTGGAGGTTCCGGTCTCGGCCACATTGCCTAGGGCGTCGCACACGAGGGCGTTGTCGAAGCCCTTCTCCCTCGCCTCGCGAAGCACGCGGGCATTGTTGGGATAGAGCGCGCCCGCCTTCGCGTCGGTCGGCATGGATTCGATGGTCGGGCGGCGGAAGCTCGACTTCATCACCGAGAGCCCGCCCGGCACCGGCATCGGCGCCTCGAAGAGGGACAGGCAGAACTGGGTCGATTCCGGATCCGGCGCAATGGTCGCCAGGCCCTCGGCCTCGCCCCAGTACATCGGCTTCACATAGAGGGCCGTGCCCGGCGCGAACTTCTTCACGCCCTCGCGGACGAGATCGACGATCGCCTGCGCCTCCATGGTGGGCTTGAGACCGATGGTCGGGGCCGAGCGGTTCACGCGCTCGCAATGCCGGTCGAGATCCGGGGCGACGCCCTCGAACACGCGGGCGCCATCGAACACCGACGAGCCGAGCCAGGATACGTGGGAGCGCGGACCGATCAGGGGCGGATTGCCCTCACGCCACGCGCCGTCGAACCAGTTCCAGGTCTGCGAATACCAAGCCACTTGTCTCAATCCTCAATCGGTCAGAATGACTGCCGCATCGAATCCCTTGCGGGGCCCATCGTCAATCGTTCCTTCGGCCATCGGCATATGAAGTCTTGTGATGGGTTCCATGAGGATGTCTGATCATTGCCCGGCCTGAGGTCACGTGCCGATCGTGGTGCAGTTCCGTCCCGCGCTCTTGGCTGCGTAGAGGGCCCGGTCCGCCCGGCGCAGGATAGAGGCGCGGTCGTCTCCCGTCACGGCCTCGCTGATGCCGGCGCTGAAGGTACAGGGCAGATCGATCGCACCGGCAGCAAAATGCGCCGGGGTGAAGCCCTTCCTGATCCGCTCGACGATCCCGAACGCTGCGTCGGAGCCCGCGGCGGGGAGCAGCAGCACGAACTCTTCGCCGCCCATCCGTCCGAGAATGTCCTGCTCCTGCACCAATCCCCGGCAGATGGCAGCGAAATGTCCGAGCACGGCGTCGCCCGCCTCGTGTCCATGCCGGTCGTTGATGGCCTTGAAACGGTCGATGTCGATGATCGCGACGCACAGGCAGGCACCGGTCGCCTCGCTTGCCGCAAGCGCTTCGTCGAGGAGCTCCAGGATATGGCGCCGGTTCGGCAAGCCGGTGAGAGGATCTGTCCTGGCGGCGAGAAGCGCAGCCTCATGCGCCATGCGCAGGAGCTTTTCGTTGTGCTTCAGGGCGGTGATGTCCGCTCCCACCGTCAGCACCCAGCCATTCGGCAGGACGGTGTGCTCGATCCAGAACCAGCGGCCGTCGAGAAAGTCGGTCTCGAACGACTTGCGCGCCACGCTCCGCCGCCGCGGCAGGGTCCGGGCGATCAGGGCCTCCACGTCGTCGTCGAGCCGGACGCCGACGCCCTGCCGTGCCCCGTAGCGAAGGATCTCGCTGAAGGTGAACGGCCCCTCGAAATCGCCCAGGAATATCTCCTGGTAGGTCTTGTTCGCGTAGCGCAGGTTGTCGCCGGCATCGTAGATGGACACCGCCTGCCCGCTCTTGTTCAAAGCTTCCACCAGGGACCGCAATGTCTCGTCGTCGAGATGTGAAACGAACTTGGCCATCGGCACCTGTACTAGCGGACGGATCGTCCTCGCCTGGAACCGGGAAGCCGGTCGTAAGGGTATTCCATCTCGCGACGCCTTCAGAATGAGGCGTATCTGGGGACAATCGTCAAGCGCGGGAACGTGGTGCAGGAAATAG
Protein-coding regions in this window:
- a CDS encoding RNA polymerase sigma factor, whose amino-acid sequence is MQSGIAVTPRLDDLDDLALVERARRHDGAALRLIMERHNRQLYRVARSVLREDAEAEDVVQETYLRAFTHLDGFRGEARLATWLTRIALNEALERLRKRRPSVELKQIDAINEQGEARVIFLPTARQEGDPEAAAARAEIRRLIERAIDQLPDPFRIVFVLRDIEEMSVEATACQLGLRPETVKTRLHRARRLLRRSLDRTLSNALTDAFPFAGARCARITQSVLDRLDEMKP
- a CDS encoding adenylate/guanylate cyclase domain-containing protein — its product is MANLEDWIIEQGLRGSDVGSLLAGFADRLAQEGIPLVRAYLALPTVNPTIRVYTHVWTRSAGMIVEGVSHERNELAFEQSPFAHMMKTEQTSCYWLIEDPEAMKFDVFEDVRREGGTDYLARLFSFENTSAPDLRGIGISFSSSRPEGFSPEEIARIDALLPLLGLAAYRMTLFDLTVAMLDTYVGLSAGRRVLSGEIRRGFGTTLTAALLFADLRGFTTLADTAGINLIGRLDQHLEAMADPVAEQGGEVLKFMGDGVLAAFTITEDRSREDACRAAIRAAQIALERNAAVNRLHADKAPLSLDIALHCGDVFYGNIGAAGRLDFTVIGPAVNEVSRMEALCSSLDCAVILSDSVASVSSVPVRSLGRHRLRGIATERELFTFAPFSVWTA
- a CDS encoding DUF1194 domain-containing protein is translated as MRLVLNGLFVLGLLTAPARAESVDLELVFAADGSGSIDDAELRLQRQGWADALTNPDVLNGIKDGPAGAIAVAFMEWGGPSSQVLIVDWHVIRDAASAKVFADKLIGAPRGAYGFNSISNAIDFSVRLVETNAHEGTRKVIDVSGDGPNMNGRSLEQARGDALAKGFTINALAIRRPGSGRPGGPGGMSLEDYYGQSVIGGPGSFVEIADEMRPFALAARRKLLTEIAGTGGISRHASR
- a CDS encoding branched-chain amino acid aminotransferase translates to MAWYSQTWNWFDGAWREGNPPLIGPRSHVSWLGSSVFDGARVFEGVAPDLDRHCERVNRSAPTIGLKPTMEAQAIVDLVREGVKKFAPGTALYVKPMYWGEAEGLATIAPDPESTQFCLSLFEAPMPVPGGLSVMKSSFRRPTIESMPTDAKAGALYPNNARVLREAREKGFDNALVCDALGNVAETGTSNVFMAKDGVVYTPYPNGTFLNGITRQRVIQLLRDDGTTVVESTLRYEDFAGADEIFISGNYSKVMPVLRIDSRDLQPGPFYRLARELYWAFAHDKGVLKAA
- a CDS encoding GGDEF domain-containing protein codes for the protein MAKFVSHLDDETLRSLVEALNKSGQAVSIYDAGDNLRYANKTYQEIFLGDFEGPFTFSEILRYGARQGVGVRLDDDVEALIARTLPRRRSVARKSFETDFLDGRWFWIEHTVLPNGWVLTVGADITALKHNEKLLRMAHEAALLAARTDPLTGLPNRRHILELLDEALAASEATGACLCVAIIDIDRFKAINDRHGHEAGDAVLGHFAAICRGLVQEQDILGRMGGEEFVLLLPAAGSDAAFGIVERIRKGFTPAHFAAGAIDLPCTFSAGISEAVTGDDRASILRRADRALYAAKSAGRNCTTIGT